CCGACCGCTTCGTCGATGTCGAACGGGTTGACCCCGAGGTCACCGGCGTCGACCACCTGGGCCTGCGCGAACGGGCTCACATCGAGCGCGGGGTGATAGGGCTTGAGCAACCGCGACGCCTCGCGGATGGCCGACGGACCGAAGCGGGCACCCGGCCGGTAGGTGACCCCGCTGTCGAACGGCACACCCACCACCGCGATGTCGTAGTCGATGACCTCGAACCGCTGCGGCAACCGCGCGAACGTCGCGATGCCCGCATACCGCGGCACCTCGGTCGCGTTGACCTGGCCCACCTTGCCAGACGCCGACCGCACGTACGGCTGGCTCTCCACCTGCTCCCCTTTCGTCATGTCTTCACGCCCTGGCCCGGGTGGACCCGCCGTTGCTGGAGATCACCTGTCCCACAACGGCTTCCAACTCGAAGTCGGTGAGGAACTCCACAGCCGCGGCGATCTCGTCGGCAGATCCGATGCGGCCCATGGGAATCGTCCGGGCATACCGCGCATGCATGGTCGCCAGGTCGACCCCGGCCGCGTCGGCATCGACCTGCAGTTGCGGGGTGTCGGTGACACCGGGCGCGACCGCGTTGACGATGATGTGCTCGGGCGCGAGTTCGCGTCCCAGGGATTTGACCAGCGAGATCAGCCCGGATTTGGCGGCGGCGTATGCGGTGGCCTCGGGCCAGCCGACCACCCCCCACTCGCTGGCGATCACGACGATGCGGCCCGCGCCGAGCCTGCGCATGTGCGGCAGCACGGCCTGCACGAGATGGAAGGTGCCGCCCAGGTTGGTGTCGACGACGCGCCACCAGTCGCGCTCGTCGTGCTCGAGCAGCGGCGCCATGGTCATGTACGCGTGGTTGGCGACGAGGATGTCGAGGCGGCCCGTCGCGGCGGCGACGTCGTCGGCGATCTGTGCGCACACCGCCGGGTCGGACACGTCGCCGGGCGCGGGGAGTCCGCCGATCTCGCGCGCCAGCGTTTGCAGCGCGGCGCCCGTGCGAATGTCGTTGACCGCGACGGTCGCTCCGGCGGCGGCCAACCGGCGCGCGTGCGCGGCTCCCATGCCCTGCGCCGCACCGGTCACCAGTGCCACGCGGCCCTGCAGCGAGGTCATATCACCGCTCCCGAGTTCACGTTCACCACATCTCCGGTCGCGAAAGTCGCGTCGCACACCAGGTATTCGACACAACGCGCCACCTCACGCGGCGACGCGAGCCTGCGCAGCGGCAGGGTCTGCAGGTATTCCGGTGCGCGCCAAGGGGAATCCGCCGCGAGCAGTGGGGTGTCGGTCGGTCCGGGGGCGACGGCGTTGACCCGCACGCCGCGGTCGGCGACCTCGGCGGCCAGGCTGCGCACCATGCCGATGATCGCGCCCTTGGCCGCGGCGTAGTGCGCCTCGGCGTCACCGCCGCCCACCGCGAGTTCACTGGCGACGGCGACCACCGCACCCGAACCCACCTCGAGCATGTCGGGCAGGCAGGCCCGGGTGGCATTGAACAACCCGCCGAGGTGCACCCGCAGCATCCGCCGCCACGCCTGCGGGCTGATGTCGGCGACCGCGGCCATCTCGTAGTGCCCGGCCGAGGTCACCAGCGCGCTCACCGGACCGAGCGTGCGCCGGATCTCCTCCACCGCGCCGCGCACCGCCGGTCCGTCGGAGACATCCACCGCCACAACGTGATCGGCATCGGTATCGACACGGCCTGCCATGTCCAGCACACCCACGCGGTGGCCACGGCCCCGCAGGGCGGCGACGACGGCGGCGCCGATACCGCTGGCGGCCCCGGTGACCACCGCTACCGGTGCGCTCATGACCGGTCGGCCAGTTCGTCGCGGACCTCGGCCTCCTCGATCACGGCCGCACCGGCGATCCGCGAGCGCACCGAGGCCAAAATGGCCGTGCCGAGCACCGCCAGCGCCGCGACACCGATCCACACCGACCAGTCCAGCCAGCGCTGATCGAAAGCCGCACGCGGCCAGGCGATGTTGAGGAACTGAAGGCCGGCCCACACCACCGCCACCACGGCGACCGGAAGCGTCAGCCCCCGCAGTGCGAACGTCCCTGGCGTCCAGGCCCGGCGCAGCAGCACGACCAGGAAACCGACGAGCGGGAACAGGAACGCGAGGTAGAAGCCGCCCGCGGTGAAGTTCACCATCAGCGAGTAGATGTCGCCCGCGACGATGCTCAGCCCGAACAGCCCGGCGCCGACGACCGTGGTGACCAGGATCGCCACCGTGGGGATCCGGGCCGGGCCACGCAGCCGGCCCAGCGCCGCGGCCGCGGGCAGCGCGCCGTCCCGGGCGTACGCCCAGATGACCCGCGACGCCGACGTCTGCAGCGCGAGAAAGCTTGCCAGGAAACCGATCACGAACAGCACCTCGACCGGTTTGGCCACACCGTGTCCCAGCGCGGTGGTCAGGGTGTCGTACACCGGGTCGGCGACCGCGCCGTCGGCGACCGCGTCGAGATCCGGGATGGCCAGGATGATCGCCAGGCTCGAATAGCCCACCACCAGCGCGATGAACGTCAGCGAGAACAGCACGGCCTTCGGCAGGTACCGGCGCGGCTCGTGCACCTCCTCGGCGATCGACCCGGCGCTCTCGAAACCCACGAAGCTCCACCCGATGAACGCCACCGCCAGCAGGAACGGCCCGCTCAGGTACGACCACATGTCGACGTCGGCGCCGCCGCCGGAGAACAGCACCGACAACGAGTTCTGCCGGTGGAACAGCAGCAGCCAGGTGCCGAGCACCACCGAGCCGATCACCTCGGCCGCGATGCTGGCCGCCATGAAGATCTTGAGCGCCTGGCGTCCGGCGAGGTTGACCGCGGTGCCCGCCAACAGGATCAGCAGGGCGATCAGGGCGAGCGTGCCGCCCGACGGTTCCTCGAGACCGGCGATGTTGGCGACGAACCCGGCGGCGCCGAGCGCCACGGTGGCCATCGCGATCACCAGCGTCCACATGTAGACCCAGCCCGCGAACCAGCCGTAGGTGGTGCCGAGCAGGCGCCGCGACCACTGGTAGATGGACCCTTCGAGCGGCCAGCGGGACACCAGCATCGCGAACACCAGCGCCACCAGGAACTGGCCGGCGAACACGATGCCGAAGCCCCACCAGAAGCTGGGACCCGCGGCCGACAATGCCAGGCCGAAGATGCCGTAGAGCGCCACGATCGGCGAGATGAACGCGAAGGCGAATGCGAACGCCGACCACAGGGAGAATTCGCGGCGCAGAGTTTGCGAATCGCCCGACGATGACTCAAGTACAGACATGGTGTCCTCTCTTGATCCGGTTGCACGAACTATCACGCCCGCGCCGGGTCACCGCCAAGGCGTCGGGACAAAGTCGCTGCAAACCCACCGTCGGGCACCCGCGGGTTTGGAG
This region of Mycolicibacterium goodii genomic DNA includes:
- a CDS encoding SDR family NAD(P)-dependent oxidoreductase, giving the protein MTSLQGRVALVTGAAQGMGAAHARRLAAAGATVAVNDIRTGAALQTLAREIGGLPAPGDVSDPAVCAQIADDVAAATGRLDILVANHAYMTMAPLLEHDERDWWRVVDTNLGGTFHLVQAVLPHMRRLGAGRIVVIASEWGVVGWPEATAYAAAKSGLISLVKSLGRELAPEHIIVNAVAPGVTDTPQLQVDADAAGVDLATMHARYARTIPMGRIGSADEIAAAVEFLTDFELEAVVGQVISSNGGSTRARA
- a CDS encoding SDR family NAD(P)-dependent oxidoreductase codes for the protein MSAPVAVVTGAASGIGAAVVAALRGRGHRVGVLDMAGRVDTDADHVVAVDVSDGPAVRGAVEEIRRTLGPVSALVTSAGHYEMAAVADISPQAWRRMLRVHLGGLFNATRACLPDMLEVGSGAVVAVASELAVGGGDAEAHYAAAKGAIIGMVRSLAAEVADRGVRVNAVAPGPTDTPLLAADSPWRAPEYLQTLPLRRLASPREVARCVEYLVCDATFATGDVVNVNSGAVI
- a CDS encoding amino acid permease, producing the protein MSVLESSSGDSQTLRREFSLWSAFAFAFAFISPIVALYGIFGLALSAAGPSFWWGFGIVFAGQFLVALVFAMLVSRWPLEGSIYQWSRRLLGTTYGWFAGWVYMWTLVIAMATVALGAAGFVANIAGLEEPSGGTLALIALLILLAGTAVNLAGRQALKIFMAASIAAEVIGSVVLGTWLLLFHRQNSLSVLFSGGGADVDMWSYLSGPFLLAVAFIGWSFVGFESAGSIAEEVHEPRRYLPKAVLFSLTFIALVVGYSSLAIILAIPDLDAVADGAVADPVYDTLTTALGHGVAKPVEVLFVIGFLASFLALQTSASRVIWAYARDGALPAAAALGRLRGPARIPTVAILVTTVVGAGLFGLSIVAGDIYSLMVNFTAGGFYLAFLFPLVGFLVVLLRRAWTPGTFALRGLTLPVAVVAVVWAGLQFLNIAWPRAAFDQRWLDWSVWIGVAALAVLGTAILASVRSRIAGAAVIEEAEVRDELADRS